A single region of the Streptomyces sp. ITFR-16 genome encodes:
- a CDS encoding beta-N-acetylhexosaminidase, which produces MNIDLIPAPVRAGDQGRCGFLLDASTTLAAAPGTGTTERWLRETLGAAFGVPLAPGGEGAEHSVRLLIDPALEPEEYRLTTLPGNSVVITGGGPAGVFWGAQTLRQLLGPRAFRRAPAGGGTAAFGFTDIEDRPRFGWRGLMLDVARHFMPKADVLRYLDLLAAHKLNVFHFHLSDDQGWRVEIKRHPRLTEIGAWRSRTKYGHRASELWDETPHGGYYTQDDIREIVAYAAARHIRVVPEIDIPGHSQAAISAYPELGNTDVVDTAALSVWDDWGVTPNVLAPTDTVLRFYEGVLEEILDLFPPQTSPFVHIGGDECPKDQWKQSPAAQARIKELGLADEDELQSWFIRHFDNWLTARGRRLIGWDEILEGGLAPGAAVSSWRGYAGGIAAAEAGHDVVMCPEQQVYLDHRQDGGPDEPMPIGYVRTLQDVYRFEPVPPTLSDEAARHVLGTQANVWTEVMQNRSRVDYQVFPRLAAFAEVAWSALPAPAERDFADFERRMAAHYGRLDALGVGYRPPGGPLPWQRRPGILGRPIEGTPPNV; this is translated from the coding sequence ATGAACATCGATCTGATCCCGGCGCCCGTGCGCGCCGGTGACCAGGGGCGGTGCGGGTTCCTGCTGGACGCGTCCACCACGCTCGCGGCGGCCCCCGGCACCGGGACCACCGAGCGCTGGCTGCGCGAGACGCTCGGCGCCGCCTTCGGCGTGCCGCTCGCACCGGGCGGCGAGGGCGCCGAGCACTCCGTCCGGCTGCTCATCGATCCGGCCCTGGAGCCGGAGGAGTACCGCCTGACCACCCTGCCCGGCAACAGCGTCGTGATCACCGGCGGCGGCCCCGCCGGGGTCTTCTGGGGTGCTCAGACACTGCGTCAGCTGCTGGGGCCGCGGGCCTTCCGGCGGGCGCCGGCGGGGGGCGGCACCGCCGCCTTCGGGTTCACCGACATCGAGGACCGCCCCCGCTTCGGCTGGCGCGGGCTGATGCTCGACGTGGCACGGCACTTCATGCCCAAGGCCGACGTCCTGCGCTACCTCGACCTGCTCGCCGCCCACAAGCTGAACGTCTTCCACTTCCACCTCAGCGACGACCAGGGCTGGCGCGTCGAGATCAAGCGCCACCCGCGCCTCACCGAGATCGGCGCCTGGCGCTCGCGCACGAAGTACGGCCACCGGGCCTCCGAGCTCTGGGACGAGACCCCGCACGGCGGTTACTACACCCAGGACGACATCCGTGAGATCGTCGCCTACGCCGCCGCCCGGCACATCCGGGTCGTCCCCGAGATCGACATCCCGGGCCACTCCCAGGCCGCCATCAGCGCCTACCCGGAGCTGGGCAACACCGACGTCGTCGACACCGCCGCGCTGTCCGTCTGGGACGACTGGGGCGTCACACCGAACGTGCTGGCCCCCACCGACACCGTGCTGCGCTTCTACGAGGGCGTCCTCGAGGAGATCCTGGACCTCTTCCCGCCGCAGACCTCGCCGTTCGTCCACATCGGCGGCGACGAGTGCCCCAAGGACCAGTGGAAGCAGTCCCCGGCGGCCCAGGCCCGGATCAAGGAACTCGGCCTGGCCGACGAGGACGAGCTGCAGTCCTGGTTCATCCGCCACTTCGACAACTGGCTGACCGCGCGAGGCCGCCGCCTCATCGGCTGGGACGAAATCCTGGAGGGCGGGCTCGCGCCCGGCGCCGCCGTCTCCTCCTGGCGCGGTTACGCGGGCGGCATCGCCGCCGCCGAGGCCGGGCACGACGTGGTGATGTGCCCCGAGCAGCAGGTGTACCTGGACCACCGTCAGGACGGCGGCCCCGACGAGCCGATGCCCATCGGCTACGTCCGCACCCTGCAGGACGTCTACCGCTTCGAGCCCGTGCCGCCGACCCTGTCCGACGAGGCGGCCCGGCACGTCCTCGGCACCCAGGCCAACGTCTGGACCGAGGTCATGCAGAACCGGTCCCGCGTCGACTACCAGGTCTTCCCCCGCCTCGCGGCCTTCGCCGAGGTCGCGTGGTCGGCCCTGCCCGCACCCGCCGAGCGGGACTTCGCGGACTTCGAGCGCCGCATGGCCGCGCACTACGGCCGGCTGGACGCGCTCGGCGTCGGCTACCGGCCGCCGGGCGGCCCGTTGCCCTGGCAGCGGCGCCCCGGCATCCTCGGACGCCCGATCGAGGGAACACCCCCGAACGTGTGA